The following nucleotide sequence is from Pseudonocardia sp. C8.
TCGGCGCCGAGGTCATGGGCTCGCTGTCCGCGTACGGCGTCGGCGGCGTGCACCGGCACACCCCGGAGATCACGCAGAACCTCTCGGCCGCCCGCGGCGCACCGGTGTCGGTGAGCTTCACCCCGGTGCTCGCTCCGCTGCCCCGGGGCATCCTGGCCTCCTGCTCGGCCCCGCTGGCCGACGGCGCGACCGACACCGCGGCGGTCCGGGCGGCCTACGGGAAGGCCTACGCCGGCGAGCCGTTCGTCCGGCTCCTGCCGGAGGGGCAGTGGCCCACGACCGCGCAGACGCTGGGCTCGAACCTGGTCGCGCTGCAGCTGGCCGTCGACCCGGACGCGCGGCGGCTCGTCGTCGTGTCCGCGATCGACAACCTGACCAAGGGCACCGCCGGAGCCGCGGTGCAGTGCATGAACCTGGCGCTCGGGCTGCCCGAGACGACCGGCCTGCCGACGACGGGAGTGGCGCCGTGAGCGTGACCGCCGCACGGGGGTTCCGGGCCGCCGGGATCGCCGCCGGGATCAAGACGTCCGGGAAGGCCGACCTGGCGCTGGTCGTCAACGACGGGCCCCGCACCGAGGCCGCCGGCGTGTTCACCCGGAACAAGGTGAAGGCCGCGCCGGTGCTGTGGTCGCAGCAGGTGCTCACCACGGGCGCGCTGCGGGCGGTCGTCCTCAACTCCGGCGGGGCGAACGCGTGCACCGGGCCGCAGGGCTTCCAGACCGCGCACGCGACCGCGGAGAAGGTGGCCGAGGTGCTGGGCTGCGGCGCGGTCGAGGTGGCGGTGTGCTCCACCGGCCTGATCGGCGAGCAGCTCCCGCGGGAGACCCTGCTCGCCGGGGTCGACACGGCGGCCGGTGCGCTCGCCCCGACGCCCGAGGCCGGCTCGGCCGCCGCGACCGCGATCATGACCACCGACACCGTGCCGAAGGAGTCCCGGGTCACCGATCCGGCCGGCTGGACCGTCGGCGGCACGACCAAGGGTGCCGGCATGATCGCCCCCTCGATGGCGACGATGCTCAGCGTGCTCACCACCGACGCGGTGATCGACCAGCCGGCACTCGACGCCGCGCTGCGTGAGGCCGTGCGCTACAGCTTCGACCGGCTCGACGTCGACGGCTCGATGTCGACCAACGACACGGTGCTCGTGCTCGCGTCGGGCGCGTCCGGGGTGACCGCCGACCCGGCGGTGTTCACCGCCGCGCTCACCCGGGTCTGCCGCGACCTCGCCGAGCAGATGCAGGCCGACGCCGAGGGCGTCACCAAGCGGATCACGGTGCGGGTCTCCGGGGCCGCCTCGGAGGACGATGCGGTGACCGTCGCCCGCACGATCGCCCGCGACGCGCTGGTCAAGACCGCGATGTTCGGTTCCGACCCGAACTGGGGCCGGATCGCCGCCGCCGCCGGGTACGCCGACGCCCAGGTCGATCCCGAGCGGCTCGACGTCACGATCAACGGTGTGCTGCTGTGCAAGGGCGCCGTCGTCGCCGGGGACCGCGCGGACTGCGACCTGTCCGGCAAGGACGTCCTGATCGAGGTGGAGCTCGGCCTGTCCGGCGGCGCCGAGGGCCACACCGCCGAGATCCGCACCACCGACCTCTCGCACGCCTACGTGGAGGAGAACAGTGCCTACTCCTCCTGACCCCACCGCGGCCGAGCCGCAGCCGGAGACCGCCCCGTTCCCGGAGACCCCCGCACGCCTGAAGCGGGCGGGGGAGAAGGCCGCCGTGCTCGCCGAGGCCCTGCCCTGGCTGCAGCGTTTCCACGGCCGGATCGTCGTCGTGAAGTACGGCGGCAACGCCATGATCGACGACGAGCTGAAGCAGGCCTTCGCGCAGGACATGGTCTTCCTGCGGCTGGCCGGCATCCACCCGGTCGTCGTGCACGGGGGCGGCCCGCAGATCAGCGCGATGCTCCGGCGCCTGGGCATGCCCGGTGAGTTCCGCGGCGGGCTGCGGGTCACCACCCCGGAGACCATGGAGATCGTCCGGATGGTGCTCTTCGGCCAGGTCGGCCGGGAGCTCGTGGGGCTGATCAACCAGCACGGCCCGTTCGCGGTCGGGCTGTCCGGCGAGGACGCCGGGCTGTTCACCGCCGAGAAGCGGACGGCGCTGGTCGGCGGCGAACCGGTCGACATCGGCCTGGTCGGGGACGTCACCGAGGTCAACCCGGACGCGGTGCTGGACATCATCGCCGCAGGCCGGATCCCGGTGGTCGCCGGCGTCGCGCCGGACGCGGACGGCCAGGTCCACAACATCAACGCCGACAGCGCGGCCGCCGCGCTGGCCGGTGCGCTGGACGCCGCGAAGCTCGTGGTGCTCACCGACGTCGAGGGGCTCTACGCGAACTACCCCGACCCGGACTCGATCATCACATCGCTGACGGCGGACCGGCTGGAGCCGATGCTGCCCCGCCTGGAGAGCGGCATGGCACCGAAGATGGAGGCCTGCCTGCGCGCGGTGCGCTCGGGCGTGGGGCAGGCCCACGTGATCGACGGGCGGGTGCCGCACTCGGTCCTGCTCGAGGTCTTCACACGCGAGGGCGTCGGCACGATGGTCCTCCCGGACGCCGACGCGCCGACGACGCCGACGACACAGCCGGACGGGATGACACGGGCATGAGCACGTACGCGCAGCGGTGGCAGGCCGCGCTGATGAACAACTACGGCACCCCGCCGCTGACCCTGGTCCGTGGCGAGGGCGCCCGCGTGTGGGACGCCGAGGGCCGCAGCTTCCTGGACCTCTACTCCGGGATCGCGGTGAACGCGCTGGGTCACGCGCACCCGGCCGTCGTCGACGCCGTCTCCGAGCAGGTCCGCACGCTCGGGCACACCTCGAACTTCTTCATCACCGACCCGGCGCTGCAGCTGGCCGAGCGCCTGCAGGGACTGCTCGGCCGCGACGACGCCCGCACGTTGCTCTGCAACTCGGGCGCCGAGGCCAACGAGGCCGCGTTCAAGATCGCCCGGCGGACCGGCCGCCCGGAGATCATCGCCTGCGAGCAGGCGTTCCACGGCCGCACGATGGGCGCGCTGGCGCTCACCGGGCAACCGGCCAAGCGGGCGCCGTTCGAGCCGATGCCGGCGGGGGTCACCCACATCCCGTTCGGCGACGTCGCCGCGCTCGACGCCGCCGTCAGCGGGGACACGGCCGCGGTCTTCCTGGAACCGATCCTCGGCGAGGCGGGGGTCGTCGTGCCGCCGGAGGGCTACCTCGCCGAGGCCCGGCGGATCACCGCCGAGCGCGGGGCGCTGCTCGTGCTCGACGAGGTGCAGACCGGCATCGGCCGGACCGGGCACTGGTTCGCGCACCAGGCGCACGGCGTCGTCCCCGACGTGGTCACCCTGGCCAAGGGGCTCGGGGGCGGCCTGCCGATCGGCGCCTGCGTCGGGATCGGCCGGGCCGGCTCGCTGCTCGAACCCGGCCAGCACGGCACCACCTTCGGCGGCAACCCGGTCTCCTGCGCGGCGGCGCTCGCCGTGCTGGACACGATCGCGACCGAGGGCCTGCTGGAGCACGTCGACCGGCTCGGCAAGGAGATCCGCAGCCGGATCGAGGGATTCGGCCACCCGCTGGTCGGCGACGTCTCCGGTGCCGGGCTGCACATCGGCGTCGGCCTGACCGCGCCGGTGGCGGCGCAGGCCGCGTCCGCCGCCCGGGACGCCGGCTACCTGGTCAACAACGCGACCCCGGACCGGCTGCGGCTGGCCCCGGCGCTCACCCTGTCCGACGACGAGGCCGGCGAGTTCCTCGCGGCGTTCCCGGCGATCCTCGACGCCGCCGCGGCCGAGCAGGAAGGCCAGGGGAACTGATGGTCCGCCACCTCCTGCGCGACGACGACCTCACGCCCGCCGAGCAGGCCAAGGTCCTCGACCTGGCCGACCGGCTCAAGGCCGACCGGTTCGCCGAGCGGCCGCTCGCGGGCCCGAAGGCCGTCGCCGTCGTCTTCGACAAGTCCTCGACCCGGACGCGGGTGTCGTTCGAGACCGGCATCACCCAGCTCGGTGGCACGGCGGTGATCCTCGACGGGACCACCAGCCAGCTCGGCCGCGGCGAGACGATCTCCGACACCGCGCGGGTCCTGTCGCGCTACGCCGACGCGATCGTGTGGCGCACCTCGGGGCAGGAGCGGATCGAGGAGATGGCCGCGGCGGCGACCGTGCCGGTGGTCAACGCGCTCACCGACACCTTCCACCCGTGCCAGGTCCTCGCCGACCTGCAGACGATCCGGGAGCGGCTCGGGCGGCTCGCCGGGGTGACCCTGACCTACCTCGGCGACGGTGCCAACAACGTCGCGCACTCGCTGCTGCTGGGCGGTGCCACCGCCGGGCTGCACGTGCGGATCTCGGCCCCGGCCGGGTTCACCCCGGAGCCGGACGTGGTGCGCGACGCGAAGGCCCGGGCGGAGCGGACCGGGGGCTCGGTGACGCTGGTCGCCGACCCGCAGGCCGCGGTCGCCGGTGCGGACGTCGTCGTGACCGACACCTGGACCTCGATGGGGCAGGAGGGCGACGGCCTGGACCGGGTCGCACCGTTCCGGCCGTACCAGCTGAACACGGCGCTGCTCGAGCGCGCTGCGCCCGGGGCGGTCGTACTGCACTGCCTGCCGGCGCACCGCGGCGAGGAGATCACCGACGAGGTGATCGACGGTCCCGCCAGCGCCGTCTGGGACGAGGCGGAGAACCGGCTGCACGCCCAGAAGGCCCTGCTGACCTGGTTGCTGCGGACATGACCGAGGGCGAGCGCGCGCGGCGCCAGGGCAACGCCAGCCGGGTCACCCGGCAGGCGAAGATCATGGACCTGCTGTGGCACCGCCCGGTGCGCAGCCAGCCCGAGCTGCTCGTCCTGCTCGACCAGCTGCACGGCATCGAGACCACCCAGGCCACGCTCTCCCGGGATCTCGACGAGCTCGGCGCGGTGAAGCTCCGTGGCCCGGACGGCGGTGCGCCGGTCTACCGGATCCCGGAGGACGGCAGCCCGGTGCGCGGTGTCGAGGGCGGCACCACCCGGCTGGGGCGCCTGCTGGGGGAGCTGCTCGTGTCCGCGGACGCGAGTGGGAACCTGGCGGTCCTGCGGACCCCGCCCGGGGCGGCGCACTACCTCGCCAGCGCGCTGGACCGGGCCGCGCTGCACGACGTCGTCGGCACCATCGCCGGCGACGACACGATCATCGTGGTCGCCCGCGAGCCCTGTACCGGGGCGGAGCTCGCGCAGCGGCTGCAGGACCTGCCGAACGCCGCGTCCGCGGACGCGGTGAAGACAGCGAAGGAGAGCTGACATGGCGGACCGGGTGGCCCCCACGGCCGACGACTCCGGGGCCGCGTCGTGAGCGGCAACGCGGCCCTGTGGGGCGGGCGCTTCGCGTCGGGCCCCGCGGACGCGCTCGCCGCCCTGAGCAAGTCCACGCACTTCGACTGGGCACTGGCCCCCTACGACATCCGCGGTTCGCGGGCCCATGCCCGGGTGCTGCACCGCGCCGGGCTGCTGTCGGACGAGGAGCTGTCCGGCATGCACAAGGCGCTCGACGAGCTCGCCGCGGACGTCGAGTCCGGCGCGTTCGGTCCCGAGCCGGGCGACGAGGACGTGCACACCGCGCTGGAACGCGGCCTGATCGAGCGGGCCGGTCCCGAGCTCGGCGGGAAGCTGCGGGCCGGCCGCTCCCGCAACGACCAGGTCGCCACCCAGTTCCGGATGTGGCTGCGCGACGCGACCCGGCGGGTCGCCGCCGGCGTACTCGACGTCGTCGACGCGCTGGTCGACCAGGCCGAGGCGCACCCGGGTGCGGCGATGCCCGGCCGCACGCACCTGCAGCACGCCCAGCCGGTGCTGCTCGCTCACCAGCTCGCCGCGCACGCGCACGCCCTGCTGCGCGACGTCGACCGGCTCCGCGACTGGGACCGCCGCACCGCCAGCTCGCCGTACGGCTCCGGCGCGCTCGCCGGGTCGTCGCTCGGACTGGATCCGGAGGCGGTGGCCGCCGAGCTGGGCTTCGCGGGGTCGTCGGCGAACTCGATCGACGGGACGTCGTCGCGGGACTTCGCGGCCGAGGCCGCGTTCGTGCTGGCGATGATCGGGGTCGACCTGTCCCGGCTGTCCGAGGAGGTCATCCTCTGGGCGACCGCGGAGTTCGGCTACGTGACGCTCGACGACGCGTTCTCCACCGGCAGCTCGATCATGCCGCAGAAGAAGAACCCGGACGTCGCGGAGCTGGCGCGCGGCAAGTCGGGGCGCCTGATCGGCAACCTCACCGGCCTGCTGGCGACCCTGAAGGGCCTGCCGCTGGCCTACAACCGCGACCTGCAGGAGGACAAGGAACCGCTGTTCGACTCGGTCGCGCAGCTGGAGCTCCTGCTCCCGGCCGTCGCCGGGATGGTCGCGACCCTCACCTTCCACACCGACCGGCTGGCCGAGCTGGCCCCGGCCGGGTTCACCCTGGCCACCGACGTCGCCGAGTGGCTGGTCCGCCGGGGCGTGCCGTTCCGGGTCGCGCACGAGGCGGCCGGTGGCTGCGTCCGTGCGGCGGAGGCCCGCGGCGTCGGCCTCGAGGACCTGACCGACGCCGAGCTGGCCGGCGTCCACCCCGCCCTGGACCCGAGTGTCCGCGAGGTGCTGAGCGTGGAAGGCTCCATCGCGTCGAGGAACGCGCGGGGCGGGACGGCCGGCGACCGGGTCGCCGAGCAGCTCACCGGCCTGCGCACCGACGTCGCCGCAGCGAGAGAGTTCACCGGAGGAACCGCATGACCGACCCCGCAGCCGCATACGAGCAGCTGAAGGCCGCCGGCCTGAAGCTGGACCTGACGCGGGGCAAGCCGTCGTCCGAGCAGCTGGACCTGTCGCACGCGCTGCTGGGCCTCCCCGGCACCGGCGAGTACCGGGCCGCCGACGGCACCGACACCCGCAACTACGGCGGCGGCCAGGGTCTGCCCGAACTGCGCGAGATCTTCGCGCCGTTCCTGCAGGTCCCGGTCGACCAGCTGGTCGCGGCGAACAACTCCAGCCTCGAGCTCATGCACGACACGCTCGTGCACGCGCTGCTGTCCCCGGTGCCGGGCGCGTCCGCCCGCTGGGTCGACGCCGGCCGGGTCGCGTTCCTCGCGCCGGTCCCCGGCTACGACCGGCACTACGGCGTCTGCGAGCGCCTCGGGATCGACCTCGTCACCGTCCCGATGACCGCGGACGGCCCGGACATGGACGAGGTCGAGCGGCTGGTCGCCGACGACCCGTCGATCAAGGGCATCTGGTGCGTGCCGAAGTACTCGAACCCGGACGGTGTCGTCTACTCCGACGAGGTCGTGCGCCGGCTCGCGTCGATGCCGACCGCCGCCCCCGACTTCCGGATCATGTGGGACAACGCGTACGCGGTGCACCACCTGACCGAGGACGAGATCGAGATCGCCGACGTCCTGGCCCTGGCCGCCGAGGCCGGGAACCCGGACCGTCCGTTCGTCTTCGGCTCCACGTCGAAGATCACGCTCGCCGGGGCCGGGGTCGCGTTCTTCGGCGCGTCCCGGGCGAACGTCGACTGGTGGCTGAAGCTGGCGTCGAAGAAGACGATCGGCCCGGACAAGGTCAACCATCTGCGGCACGCACGGTTCCTCAAGGACGCAGCGGGCCTGCGCGCGCACATGGCCGCGCACCGCGAGCTCATCGCCCCGAAGTTCGCGGCGGTCGAGCGGCTGCTGACCGAGGCGTTCGCCGACGTCGAGGGCGTGTCCTGGACGACGCCGAAGGGCGGCTACTTCGTCAGCCTCACGGTGCCGGACGGGCTCGCCTCCGAGATCGTGCGGCTGGCCAAGGAGGCCGGGATCGTGCTGACCCCGGCCGGCGCGACCCACCCGTACGGCAAGGACCCGCAGGACGCGATCATCCGGCTGGCCCCGACCCTGCCCCCGCAGGACGAGGTCGAGAAGGCGATGGCCGGTGTCGTCACCTGCGTGCAGCTCGCCCTGTCCCGCCGCTAAGTGGGTAGCGAACTCCCCGTCCCGGGGCCCGGCCGGCCGCACCGGCCGGGCCCCGGCACGCTCCTCGACCGGTCCGAGCTGGCCGTCGACGTGCTCCCGGCCGCGGCACGGCTGCTCGGCTGCGTCCTGGAGGCCGATACCCCGGAAGGCACGGTCGCCGTCCGGCTGGTGGAGGTCGAGGCCTACCGCGGGCGGGACGACCCGGCGTCGCACTGCTACCGGGGCCGCACCGCGCGCAACGCGGTGATGTTCGGTCCGGCCGGGCACCTCTACGTCTACTTCGTCTACGGCATGCACTTCTGCGCGAACGTGTCGTGCCTGGCCGACGGCGAGCCGGGTGCGGTGCTGCTCCGCGCCGGTGAGCTGCTGACCGACCCCGGCGTCGCCCGGGCCCGGCGACCGACCGCCCGCCGGGACGCCGACCTCGCCCGCGGCCCGGCCCGTCTCGCATCGCTGCTCGGGCTCGGCCGCGACGACAACGGGCTCGACGTGACCGACCCGGTGTCGAGGGTCCGGCTGGTGGCGGGCGCACCACTGCCGGCCCGGGAGATCCGGACCGGCCCCCGGGTGGGGGTGGCGGCGGCCGGTGAGCTGCCGTGGAGGTTCTG
It contains:
- a CDS encoding DNA-3-methyladenine glycosylase; amino-acid sequence: MGSELPVPGPGRPHRPGPGTLLDRSELAVDVLPAAARLLGCVLEADTPEGTVAVRLVEVEAYRGRDDPASHCYRGRTARNAVMFGPAGHLYVYFVYGMHFCANVSCLADGEPGAVLLRAGELLTDPGVARARRPTARRDADLARGPARLASLLGLGRDDNGLDVTDPVSRVRLVAGAPLPAREIRTGPRVGVAAAGELPWRFWVDGSPAVSPYRPGGTRARRRAG
- a CDS encoding aminotransferase class I/II-fold pyridoxal phosphate-dependent enzyme, translated to MTDPAAAYEQLKAAGLKLDLTRGKPSSEQLDLSHALLGLPGTGEYRAADGTDTRNYGGGQGLPELREIFAPFLQVPVDQLVAANNSSLELMHDTLVHALLSPVPGASARWVDAGRVAFLAPVPGYDRHYGVCERLGIDLVTVPMTADGPDMDEVERLVADDPSIKGIWCVPKYSNPDGVVYSDEVVRRLASMPTAAPDFRIMWDNAYAVHHLTEDEIEIADVLALAAEAGNPDRPFVFGSTSKITLAGAGVAFFGASRANVDWWLKLASKKTIGPDKVNHLRHARFLKDAAGLRAHMAAHRELIAPKFAAVERLLTEAFADVEGVSWTTPKGGYFVSLTVPDGLASEIVRLAKEAGIVLTPAGATHPYGKDPQDAIIRLAPTLPPQDEVEKAMAGVVTCVQLALSRR
- the argB gene encoding acetylglutamate kinase — protein: MKRAGEKAAVLAEALPWLQRFHGRIVVVKYGGNAMIDDELKQAFAQDMVFLRLAGIHPVVVHGGGPQISAMLRRLGMPGEFRGGLRVTTPETMEIVRMVLFGQVGRELVGLINQHGPFAVGLSGEDAGLFTAEKRTALVGGEPVDIGLVGDVTEVNPDAVLDIIAAGRIPVVAGVAPDADGQVHNINADSAAAALAGALDAAKLVVLTDVEGLYANYPDPDSIITSLTADRLEPMLPRLESGMAPKMEACLRAVRSGVGQAHVIDGRVPHSVLLEVFTREGVGTMVLPDADAPTTPTTQPDGMTRA
- the argJ gene encoding bifunctional glutamate N-acetyltransferase/amino-acid acetyltransferase ArgJ, whose protein sequence is MSVTAARGFRAAGIAAGIKTSGKADLALVVNDGPRTEAAGVFTRNKVKAAPVLWSQQVLTTGALRAVVLNSGGANACTGPQGFQTAHATAEKVAEVLGCGAVEVAVCSTGLIGEQLPRETLLAGVDTAAGALAPTPEAGSAAATAIMTTDTVPKESRVTDPAGWTVGGTTKGAGMIAPSMATMLSVLTTDAVIDQPALDAALREAVRYSFDRLDVDGSMSTNDTVLVLASGASGVTADPAVFTAALTRVCRDLAEQMQADAEGVTKRITVRVSGAASEDDAVTVARTIARDALVKTAMFGSDPNWGRIAAAAGYADAQVDPERLDVTINGVLLCKGAVVAGDRADCDLSGKDVLIEVELGLSGGAEGHTAEIRTTDLSHAYVEENSAYSS
- a CDS encoding arginine repressor yields the protein MTEGERARRQGNASRVTRQAKIMDLLWHRPVRSQPELLVLLDQLHGIETTQATLSRDLDELGAVKLRGPDGGAPVYRIPEDGSPVRGVEGGTTRLGRLLGELLVSADASGNLAVLRTPPGAAHYLASALDRAALHDVVGTIAGDDTIIVVAREPCTGAELAQRLQDLPNAASADAVKTAKES
- a CDS encoding acetylornithine transaminase, with product MSTYAQRWQAALMNNYGTPPLTLVRGEGARVWDAEGRSFLDLYSGIAVNALGHAHPAVVDAVSEQVRTLGHTSNFFITDPALQLAERLQGLLGRDDARTLLCNSGAEANEAAFKIARRTGRPEIIACEQAFHGRTMGALALTGQPAKRAPFEPMPAGVTHIPFGDVAALDAAVSGDTAAVFLEPILGEAGVVVPPEGYLAEARRITAERGALLVLDEVQTGIGRTGHWFAHQAHGVVPDVVTLAKGLGGGLPIGACVGIGRAGSLLEPGQHGTTFGGNPVSCAAALAVLDTIATEGLLEHVDRLGKEIRSRIEGFGHPLVGDVSGAGLHIGVGLTAPVAAQAASAARDAGYLVNNATPDRLRLAPALTLSDDEAGEFLAAFPAILDAAAAEQEGQGN
- the argF gene encoding ornithine carbamoyltransferase is translated as MVRHLLRDDDLTPAEQAKVLDLADRLKADRFAERPLAGPKAVAVVFDKSSTRTRVSFETGITQLGGTAVILDGTTSQLGRGETISDTARVLSRYADAIVWRTSGQERIEEMAAAATVPVVNALTDTFHPCQVLADLQTIRERLGRLAGVTLTYLGDGANNVAHSLLLGGATAGLHVRISAPAGFTPEPDVVRDAKARAERTGGSVTLVADPQAAVAGADVVVTDTWTSMGQEGDGLDRVAPFRPYQLNTALLERAAPGAVVLHCLPAHRGEEITDEVIDGPASAVWDEAENRLHAQKALLTWLLRT
- the argH gene encoding argininosuccinate lyase; this encodes MSGNAALWGGRFASGPADALAALSKSTHFDWALAPYDIRGSRAHARVLHRAGLLSDEELSGMHKALDELAADVESGAFGPEPGDEDVHTALERGLIERAGPELGGKLRAGRSRNDQVATQFRMWLRDATRRVAAGVLDVVDALVDQAEAHPGAAMPGRTHLQHAQPVLLAHQLAAHAHALLRDVDRLRDWDRRTASSPYGSGALAGSSLGLDPEAVAAELGFAGSSANSIDGTSSRDFAAEAAFVLAMIGVDLSRLSEEVILWATAEFGYVTLDDAFSTGSSIMPQKKNPDVAELARGKSGRLIGNLTGLLATLKGLPLAYNRDLQEDKEPLFDSVAQLELLLPAVAGMVATLTFHTDRLAELAPAGFTLATDVAEWLVRRGVPFRVAHEAAGGCVRAAEARGVGLEDLTDAELAGVHPALDPSVREVLSVEGSIASRNARGGTAGDRVAEQLTGLRTDVAAAREFTGGTA